One window from the genome of Bradyrhizobium xenonodulans encodes:
- a CDS encoding tetratricopeptide repeat protein, with protein MSELFDEVDEEVRREQLKKLWDKYSIVFIALMVLVVAAVGGWRGYQYLEGKKAAEAGAAFEKAAELSDQDKHAEAEAAFAELAAKAPSGYRTLARLRAAAEAGARDPKAAAKMFDDISADRSIGGEWQDLAKIRAAGLLVDSASYADMQQRLEPSAAPKSTFRHSAREMLALSAWRNNDMTAARKWLDAIAEDGETPPGLRSRAEALQALLPPVAKS; from the coding sequence GTGTCTGAATTATTTGACGAAGTCGACGAGGAAGTACGTCGCGAACAGCTCAAGAAGCTGTGGGACAAGTATTCGATTGTCTTCATCGCCCTGATGGTGCTGGTCGTGGCCGCGGTGGGCGGCTGGCGCGGCTATCAGTATCTGGAGGGCAAGAAGGCCGCCGAGGCCGGCGCCGCCTTCGAGAAGGCCGCCGAGCTGTCCGACCAGGACAAGCACGCCGAGGCCGAGGCCGCTTTCGCCGAGCTCGCCGCCAAGGCTCCCTCGGGCTATCGCACCCTGGCGCGGCTGCGTGCTGCGGCCGAGGCCGGGGCCCGCGATCCCAAGGCGGCCGCCAAGATGTTTGACGACATCTCCGCCGATCGCAGCATCGGCGGCGAGTGGCAGGATCTGGCGAAGATCCGCGCCGCCGGCTTGTTGGTCGACAGCGCGTCCTATGCCGACATGCAGCAGCGGCTGGAGCCTTCCGCCGCGCCCAAATCGACGTTCCGCCACAGCGCCCGCGAGATGCTGGCGCTGTCGGCCTGGCGCAACAACGACATGACCGCAGCCCGCAAATGGCTCGACGCGATCGCCGAGGATGGCGAAACGCCGCCGGGCCTGCGCTCGCGCGCGGAGGCGCTCCAGGCCCTGCTGCCGCCCGTCGCCAAAAGCTGA
- the purF gene encoding amidophosphoribosyltransferase, with amino-acid sequence MRHPDQDAQLDHDLGPAALELQDDLEGDTLREECGVFGIYGHPDAAAITALGLHALQHRGQEAAGIVSYDGGRFHSERRLGLVGDTFSRREVIDRLPGTMAVGHVRYATTGATILRNVQPLFAELNAGGLAVAHNGNLSNGLTLRRELVKSGAMMQSTSDTEVILHLVARSRRSRFIERYIDALREIEGAYALVSLTNKKLVGARDPRGIRPLVLGELDGCPILTSETCALDIIGARFVRDIEPGEVIVFDENGQDIHKPFPPMAPRPCIFEYIYFSRPDSIVHGRSVYEVRKAFGAQLARESHVEVDVVVPVPDSGVPAAVGYSQHSGVPFELGIIRNHYVGRTFIQPTQAIRESGVRMKHSANRAAIEGKRIILIDDSLVRGTTSKKIVRMMRDAGAKEVHFRLASPPILYPDYYGIDLPDRGGLLAATHSMEEMREIIGADSLAFLSIDGMYRAMGEPGRDPANPKFADHCFTGAYPTHLTDQTQTEQQPRQLSLLAEAS; translated from the coding sequence ATGCGACACCCTGACCAGGACGCCCAGCTTGACCACGATCTCGGCCCCGCCGCGCTCGAGCTACAGGATGACCTGGAGGGGGATACGCTGCGCGAGGAATGCGGCGTCTTCGGCATCTACGGACATCCGGACGCGGCCGCCATCACGGCCCTCGGCCTCCACGCCCTTCAGCATCGCGGCCAGGAAGCCGCCGGCATCGTTTCCTATGACGGCGGCCGCTTTCACAGTGAACGCCGCCTCGGTCTCGTCGGCGACACCTTTTCCCGTCGCGAGGTGATCGACCGCCTGCCCGGCACCATGGCGGTTGGCCATGTCCGCTACGCCACCACCGGTGCCACCATCCTGCGCAACGTGCAGCCGCTGTTCGCCGAGCTCAATGCCGGCGGCCTCGCGGTCGCCCACAACGGCAACCTCTCCAACGGCCTGACGCTGCGCCGCGAGCTCGTCAAGAGCGGCGCGATGATGCAGTCGACGTCCGACACCGAGGTGATCCTGCACCTGGTCGCGCGCTCCAGGCGCAGCCGCTTCATCGAGCGCTATATCGACGCGCTGCGCGAGATCGAGGGCGCCTATGCCCTGGTGTCGCTCACCAACAAGAAGCTGGTCGGCGCGCGCGATCCCCGCGGCATCCGTCCGCTGGTGCTGGGCGAGCTCGACGGCTGCCCGATCCTGACGTCGGAGACGTGCGCGCTCGACATCATCGGCGCGCGCTTCGTGCGCGACATCGAACCTGGCGAAGTCATCGTGTTCGACGAGAACGGCCAGGACATCCACAAGCCGTTCCCGCCGATGGCGCCGCGTCCCTGCATCTTCGAATACATCTATTTCTCGCGTCCGGATTCTATCGTCCACGGCCGCTCGGTCTACGAGGTGCGCAAGGCCTTTGGCGCCCAGCTCGCACGCGAGAGCCATGTCGAGGTCGACGTCGTGGTGCCGGTGCCGGATTCCGGCGTGCCCGCCGCGGTCGGCTACAGCCAGCATTCCGGCGTACCGTTCGAGCTCGGCATCATCCGCAACCACTATGTCGGTCGCACCTTCATCCAGCCGACACAGGCGATCCGCGAATCCGGCGTGCGCATGAAGCATTCGGCGAACCGCGCCGCGATCGAGGGCAAGCGCATCATCCTGATCGACGACTCGCTGGTGCGCGGCACCACCTCGAAGAAGATCGTGCGCATGATGCGAGATGCCGGGGCCAAGGAAGTGCACTTCCGCCTCGCTTCGCCGCCGATCCTCTATCCCGACTACTACGGCATCGACCTGCCCGACCGCGGCGGCCTGCTGGCGGCAACACATTCGATGGAAGAGATGCGCGAGATCATCGGGGCCGACTCGCTCGCCTTCCTCTCGATCGACGGCATGTACCGCGCGATGGGCGAGCCAGGCCGCGACCCCGCCAATCCGAAGTTTGCGGATCATTGCTTCACCGGGGCTTATCCGACCCACCTCACCGACCAGACCCAGACCGAGCAGCAGCCGCGGCAATTGTCGCTGCTGGCGGAAGCGAGCTGA
- a CDS encoding NnrU family protein — protein MGLLVMILGLVLFFAAHVFTTKRDARAQAIAKLGEGTYKILYSVASLAGLALIIWGFAHYRATGWIDVWYPPKALKHITLALMLPAVILVVASYLRGRIYATLKHPMLAGIKLWAAAHLLANGDLGSIILFGSFLGWAVYDRISLKHRTDAGGPPIPVGGVTNDLIAVAVGIVAYLALAFAFHPVVIGVPVMGV, from the coding sequence GTGGGTCTGCTGGTCATGATCCTGGGGCTGGTGCTGTTTTTCGCGGCCCACGTTTTCACGACGAAACGCGATGCGCGCGCGCAGGCGATCGCGAAGCTGGGCGAGGGGACCTACAAGATCCTCTATTCGGTGGCCTCGCTTGCGGGGCTGGCGCTGATCATCTGGGGCTTTGCCCATTATCGAGCGACCGGCTGGATCGACGTCTGGTATCCGCCGAAGGCGCTGAAGCACATCACGCTCGCGCTGATGCTGCCGGCCGTCATTCTCGTGGTCGCCTCTTATTTGCGCGGTCGCATCTATGCGACGCTGAAGCATCCGATGCTGGCCGGCATCAAGCTGTGGGCGGCCGCGCATCTGCTCGCCAATGGCGATCTCGGCTCCATCATCCTGTTCGGCTCCTTCCTGGGCTGGGCGGTCTATGACCGCATTTCGCTGAAGCATCGTACTGACGCCGGCGGCCCGCCGATACCGGTGGGCGGCGTCACCAACGATCTGATCGCGGTCGCGGTCGGAATCGTCGCCTATCTGGCGCTGGCGTTCGCGTTCCATCCCGTCGTGATCGGTGTTCCCGTGATGGGCGTCTAG
- the der gene encoding ribosome biogenesis GTPase Der — protein MSFTIAIIGRPNVGKSTLFNRLVGQKLALVDDLPGVTRDRREGEARLGDLEFTIIDTAGLDEGAKGSLTARMQEQTEAAIAQADALFFVIDARIGLTPNDRAFADFARKANKPVLLVANKSEGKHGDAGAMEAFALGLGDPIQISAEHGEGMGELYDALRELMPEPVEEDQDEDEDGAPLTEEEAATRPIRVAIVGRPNAGKSTLINHLLGEERLLTSPEAGTTRDSIAVEINWKGRDFRVFDTAGLRRRSRIEEKLEKLSVADALRAVRFAEVVVLMMDTQNRFEEQDLRIADLIEREGRAVVLAVNKWDLMETKGGGAISTLRRDADHWLPQVKGVPIVAVSGLMGEGIDRLMQAIQDAYAVWNRRVPTSALNRWFEQAVQANPPPAVSGRRLKLNYITQNKARPPSFVLFCSRADAVPQSYLRYLTNSMRESFELPGTPVRITLREKANPFAHKRKRPS, from the coding sequence ATGTCCTTCACGATCGCCATCATCGGCCGGCCCAATGTCGGCAAATCGACGCTGTTCAACCGCCTGGTTGGGCAGAAGCTCGCGCTCGTCGATGATTTGCCGGGCGTCACCCGCGACCGCCGCGAGGGCGAGGCCAGGCTCGGCGATCTAGAATTCACCATTATCGACACCGCCGGCCTCGACGAAGGCGCCAAGGGCTCGCTGACCGCGCGCATGCAGGAGCAGACGGAGGCCGCGATCGCGCAGGCTGACGCGCTGTTCTTCGTCATTGACGCCCGCATCGGCCTCACGCCGAACGACCGCGCCTTCGCCGATTTCGCCCGCAAGGCCAACAAGCCGGTGCTGCTGGTCGCCAACAAGAGCGAGGGCAAGCACGGCGATGCCGGCGCGATGGAGGCCTTTGCGCTCGGCCTCGGCGATCCCATCCAGATCTCGGCCGAGCACGGCGAGGGCATGGGCGAGCTCTATGACGCGCTCCGCGAACTGATGCCGGAGCCCGTCGAGGAAGACCAGGACGAAGACGAGGACGGCGCGCCGCTCACCGAGGAAGAGGCCGCGACGCGCCCGATCCGGGTCGCCATCGTCGGCCGGCCCAATGCCGGCAAGTCGACGCTGATCAACCATCTGCTCGGCGAGGAGCGGCTGCTGACCAGCCCCGAAGCCGGCACCACGCGCGATTCCATCGCGGTCGAGATCAACTGGAAGGGCCGCGATTTTCGCGTGTTCGATACCGCGGGCCTGCGCCGGCGCTCGCGTATCGAGGAGAAGCTGGAAAAGCTCTCGGTCGCCGACGCGCTGCGCGCGGTGCGTTTTGCCGAAGTCGTCGTGCTGATGATGGACACGCAGAACCGCTTCGAGGAGCAGGATTTGCGCATCGCCGATCTGATCGAGCGCGAGGGCCGCGCGGTCGTGCTCGCCGTCAACAAATGGGATCTGATGGAGACCAAGGGCGGCGGCGCCATCTCGACTCTTCGCCGCGACGCCGACCATTGGCTGCCGCAGGTCAAAGGCGTGCCGATCGTCGCGGTATCGGGCCTGATGGGCGAGGGCATCGATCGCCTGATGCAGGCGATCCAGGACGCCTACGCGGTCTGGAACAGGCGCGTGCCGACCTCCGCGCTCAATCGCTGGTTCGAGCAGGCGGTGCAGGCCAATCCGCCGCCCGCGGTGTCCGGCCGCCGGCTGAAGCTGAACTACATCACGCAGAACAAGGCGCGTCCGCCGAGCTTCGTGCTGTTCTGCTCGCGTGCGGACGCGGTACCGCAGTCCTATTTGCGCTATTTGACCAATTCCATGCGTGAGAGTTTCGAGCTGCCGGGCACGCCGGTGCGCATCACCCTGCGCGAGAAGGCCAACCCGTTCGCCCACAAGCGCAAGCGGCCGTCGTGA
- a CDS encoding peptide chain release factor 3, whose translation MSDIATTTAESPARSPLAAEVSRRRTFAIISHPDAGKTTLTEKLLLFGGAINLAGQVKAKGERRNTRSDWMKIERERGISVVTSVMTFEFEGLVFNLLDTPGHEDFSEDTYRTLTAVDSAVMVIDAAKGIEARTRKLFEVCRLRDIPIITFINKMDRESRDVFELLDEIEKTLALDTTPMTWPVGRGRDFLGTYDVINGGVRLLEGGGAKTGAAQQIEIAELAKLNANLDASAVKDELELVTEASKPFELEAFREGHLTPVYFGSALRNFGVGDLLEGLGKFAPEPRAQESDQRKIEATDPRMSAFVFKIQANMDPNHRDRIAFARLCSGKLSRGMKAKLVRTGKSMPLSSPQFFFAQDRSVADEAFAGDVVGIPNHGTLRIGDTLTEGEDFTFVGVPSFAPEIVRRVRLTDAMKAKKLKEALQQMSEEGVVQVFRPRDGAPALVGVVGALQLDVLKARLDAEYSLPVEFEVSEFQLARWVSSEDRKKLDTFIAANTSSIADDVDGDPVYLARNEFYLGYARERAEGIEFTNVKDVKKKG comes from the coding sequence ATGTCCGACATCGCCACCACCACGGCCGAATCGCCGGCCCGTTCCCCGCTTGCCGCTGAAGTGTCGCGGCGGCGCACCTTTGCGATCATCTCGCACCCGGACGCCGGCAAGACCACGCTGACCGAGAAGCTGCTGCTGTTCGGCGGCGCCATCAATCTGGCCGGCCAGGTCAAGGCCAAGGGCGAGCGGCGCAACACGCGTTCGGACTGGATGAAGATCGAGCGCGAGCGCGGCATCTCGGTCGTGACCTCGGTCATGACCTTCGAGTTCGAAGGCCTCGTGTTCAACCTTCTGGACACGCCGGGCCATGAGGACTTTTCGGAAGACACCTATCGCACGCTGACGGCGGTGGACTCCGCGGTCATGGTGATCGACGCCGCGAAGGGCATCGAGGCGCGCACGCGAAAACTGTTTGAGGTGTGCCGTCTTCGGGACATCCCGATCATCACCTTCATCAACAAGATGGACCGCGAGAGCCGCGACGTTTTCGAATTGCTCGACGAGATCGAGAAGACGCTGGCGCTCGACACCACGCCGATGACCTGGCCGGTCGGTCGCGGCCGCGACTTCCTCGGCACCTATGATGTCATCAACGGCGGCGTGCGCCTGCTCGAAGGCGGCGGCGCCAAGACCGGCGCGGCGCAGCAGATCGAGATCGCCGAGCTCGCCAAGCTCAACGCCAATCTCGACGCCTCCGCGGTGAAGGACGAACTCGAACTCGTCACCGAGGCGTCAAAACCGTTCGAGCTGGAAGCATTTCGCGAGGGCCATCTGACGCCGGTCTATTTTGGCAGCGCGCTACGCAATTTCGGCGTCGGCGACCTGCTCGAAGGTCTTGGCAAGTTCGCGCCCGAGCCGCGCGCGCAGGAGAGCGACCAGCGCAAGATTGAAGCCACCGATCCGCGCATGAGCGCCTTCGTGTTCAAGATCCAGGCCAACATGGATCCGAACCACCGCGACCGCATCGCGTTTGCGCGCCTCTGCTCCGGCAAGCTCAGCCGCGGCATGAAGGCCAAGCTGGTGCGCACCGGCAAGAGTATGCCGCTGTCGAGCCCGCAATTCTTCTTCGCACAGGACCGCTCGGTCGCGGATGAGGCCTTTGCCGGCGACGTCGTCGGCATTCCCAATCACGGCACCTTGCGCATCGGCGACACCCTGACCGAGGGCGAGGATTTCACCTTTGTCGGCGTGCCGAGCTTCGCGCCGGAAATCGTCCGCCGCGTCCGTCTCACCGACGCGATGAAGGCCAAGAAGCTGAAAGAAGCGCTTCAGCAGATGTCGGAAGAGGGCGTCGTGCAGGTGTTCCGCCCGCGCGACGGTGCGCCGGCACTGGTCGGCGTGGTCGGCGCGCTCCAACTCGACGTGCTGAAGGCGCGCCTTGACGCCGAATATTCACTGCCGGTCGAATTCGAGGTCAGCGAATTCCAGCTCGCGCGCTGGGTTTCGTCCGAAGATCGCAAGAAGCTCGATACCTTCATCGCCGCGAACACGTCGAGCATTGCCGACGACGTCGACGGCGATCCCGTCTATCTCGCCAGGAACGAGTTCTATCTCGGCTACGCCAGGGAACGCGCCGAGGGGATCGAGTTCACCAACGTCAAGGACGTCAAGAAGAAGGGGTAG
- a CDS encoding TCR/Tet family MFS transporter — protein MSNDAGEAMAQGAAPVRRGAVAFIFVTILLDMLALGVIMPILPKLIESFVDNDTAHAARIFGLFGTAWALMQFVFSPVLGALSDRFGRRPVVLLSNFGLAADYVLMALAPSLVWLFIGRVISGITSASISTAFAYIADITPPERRAAIFGRIGAAFGAGFILGPALGGLLGDIDPRLPFWASAALSLANALYGLFVLPESLAPDKRAPFRWKSANPVGALHLLRSDAALAALSVVNFISQVAHVVLPSTFVLYATYRYGWDSKTVGLTLAMVGICAMVVQGLAIGPIVRFLGERNALVMGLCCGALGFAVLGAAPTGPLSWLGIPVLSLWGISGAAMQSLMTRLVAPDQQGQLQGAAASVQSVSQLVGPFLFTLTFSYFIGTSAPLHLPGAPFLLAAVLMVVCVMIAMRTVATTKTVP, from the coding sequence GTGAGCAACGATGCCGGCGAGGCGATGGCGCAAGGCGCTGCGCCGGTCCGGCGCGGTGCGGTCGCCTTCATCTTCGTCACCATCCTGCTCGACATGCTCGCGCTTGGCGTGATCATGCCGATCCTGCCCAAGCTGATCGAGAGCTTCGTCGACAACGACACCGCGCATGCGGCCCGGATCTTCGGCCTGTTCGGCACCGCGTGGGCGCTGATGCAGTTCGTGTTCTCGCCGGTGCTGGGCGCGCTGTCGGATCGCTTCGGACGCCGGCCGGTGGTGCTGCTGTCGAATTTCGGCCTCGCGGCCGACTACGTGCTGATGGCGCTGGCGCCGTCGCTGGTCTGGCTGTTCATCGGCCGCGTCATCTCTGGCATCACCTCGGCGAGCATTTCGACCGCGTTTGCCTATATCGCCGACATCACGCCACCGGAGCGCCGCGCGGCGATCTTCGGCAGGATCGGGGCTGCCTTCGGTGCCGGCTTCATCCTGGGCCCGGCGCTCGGCGGCCTTCTCGGCGATATCGATCCGCGGCTGCCGTTTTGGGCCTCGGCTGCGCTCAGTCTCGCCAATGCGCTCTATGGGCTCTTCGTCCTGCCGGAATCGCTGGCGCCCGACAAGCGCGCGCCGTTCCGCTGGAAGAGCGCCAATCCGGTCGGCGCTCTGCATTTGCTGCGGTCCGACGCGGCGCTGGCCGCGTTGTCGGTCGTCAATTTCATTTCGCAGGTCGCGCACGTCGTGCTGCCCTCGACCTTCGTGCTCTATGCGACTTATCGCTATGGCTGGGATTCCAAGACGGTGGGGCTGACGCTCGCGATGGTCGGCATCTGCGCCATGGTGGTGCAGGGGCTCGCGATCGGGCCGATCGTGCGCTTCCTCGGCGAACGCAACGCGCTGGTGATGGGCCTGTGCTGTGGCGCGCTCGGCTTCGCGGTCCTGGGCGCTGCGCCGACCGGGCCGCTCTCCTGGCTCGGCATTCCCGTGCTGTCGTTGTGGGGCATCTCGGGCGCCGCCATGCAATCGCTGATGACGCGGCTGGTCGCGCCCGATCAGCAGGGCCAGTTGCAGGGCGCAGCCGCGAGCGTGCAGAGCGTATCGCAACTCGTCGGCCCGTTCCTGTTCACGCTGACGTTTTCGTACTTCATCGGCACCAGCGCGCCGCTGCATCTGCCCGGCGCGCCGTTCCTGCTTGCGGCGGTGCTGATGGTGGTGTGCGTGATGATCGCGATGCGGACGGTGGCGACCACAAAGACGGTCCCGTAG
- a CDS encoding SDR family NAD(P)-dependent oxidoreductase, whose protein sequence is MTKLLADRIALVTGASRGIGFATARALARAGAHIVAVARTQGGLEELDDEIRKDGGSATLVPLNLTDSDGIARLGAGLHERYGKLDILVGNAGVLGPSSPVGHIELKAFTDVMAVNVSANFQLIRCMEPLLKQSDAGRAVFITSGAANKATAYVSPYAASKAALETLARAWAQETANTKLRVNLFNPGPVRTRMRATLMPGEDPATLDTAEQVAEFIVPMCAPSWTETGKFYDYKTRSLMSFRAPA, encoded by the coding sequence ATGACAAAACTCCTCGCCGACCGCATCGCTCTCGTCACCGGCGCCTCGCGCGGCATCGGCTTCGCCACGGCACGCGCGCTCGCCAGGGCCGGCGCGCATATCGTTGCGGTTGCGCGGACGCAGGGCGGGCTGGAAGAGCTCGACGACGAGATCCGCAAGGACGGCGGCAGTGCCACGCTGGTGCCGCTCAACCTCACGGACTCCGACGGCATCGCGCGGCTCGGGGCCGGCCTGCACGAACGCTACGGCAAGCTCGACATCCTCGTCGGCAATGCCGGCGTGCTCGGTCCCTCCTCGCCGGTCGGCCATATCGAGCTGAAGGCCTTCACCGATGTGATGGCCGTCAACGTCTCCGCGAACTTCCAGTTGATCCGCTGCATGGAGCCGCTGCTCAAGCAGTCCGATGCGGGCCGCGCGGTGTTCATCACCTCGGGCGCCGCCAACAAGGCAACCGCCTATGTCAGCCCCTACGCCGCCTCCAAGGCCGCACTGGAGACGCTGGCCCGCGCCTGGGCGCAGGAAACCGCGAACACGAAGCTGCGCGTCAATTTGTTCAACCCCGGCCCGGTCCGCACCCGCATGCGCGCAACCCTGATGCCGGGCGAGGATCCGGCGACGCTCGACACGGCCGAGCAGGTCGCCGAATTCATCGTGCCGATGTGCGCGCCCAGCTGGACCGAGACCGGCAAGTTCTACGATTACAAGACCCGCAGCCTGATGAGCTTCCGCGCGCCGGCCTGA
- a CDS encoding ABC transporter substrate-binding protein: MTTTFARRSAALLACAAFGFATSAYAQDKTVKIGVLNDMSSLYADIGGPNSVVAIKMAVEDSGLLKKGWKIDVLSGDHQNKPDVGVNIARQWIDNDKVDAIADTPSSGVALAVSNLVKEKNAVLLNSGAATADLTGKACTPNTISYTYDTYMLANGTGKALTKAGGDSWFFLTADYAFGHALERDTSAVVTANGGKVLGGVKHPLNTADFSSFLLQAQSSKAKIIGLANAGGDTTNAIKQAAEFGVVQGGQKLAALLLFINDVHSLGLKTAQGLTFTESFYWDLNDKTREWSKRFQAQASKNAMPSMTQAGNYAMVLHYLKAMEALGGNPHDGAKVVAKMKELPTDDPLFGNGPLRQDGRRLIPAYLFEVKKPEESKGPWDYYKQIATISAEDAAKPLKDSDCPLVKK; this comes from the coding sequence ATGACGACGACGTTCGCGCGCCGCTCCGCGGCCCTTCTTGCCTGCGCCGCTTTCGGTTTTGCCACATCCGCCTACGCCCAGGACAAGACCGTCAAGATCGGCGTGCTCAACGACATGTCGAGCCTCTATGCCGACATCGGCGGCCCGAACTCCGTGGTTGCCATCAAGATGGCGGTCGAGGATTCCGGCCTGCTCAAGAAGGGCTGGAAGATCGACGTGCTCAGCGGCGATCACCAGAACAAGCCCGACGTCGGCGTCAACATCGCCCGGCAATGGATCGACAACGACAAGGTCGACGCGATCGCGGACACGCCGAGCTCGGGCGTAGCGCTTGCGGTGAGCAACCTCGTCAAGGAGAAGAATGCGGTGCTGCTCAATTCGGGTGCGGCCACCGCGGACCTCACCGGCAAGGCCTGCACACCGAACACCATCTCCTATACCTACGACACCTACATGCTCGCCAACGGCACCGGCAAGGCGCTGACCAAGGCGGGGGGCGACAGCTGGTTCTTCCTGACCGCCGACTATGCGTTCGGTCATGCGCTGGAGCGCGACACCAGCGCCGTCGTCACCGCCAATGGCGGCAAGGTGCTCGGCGGCGTCAAGCACCCGCTCAACACCGCGGACTTCTCGTCCTTTCTGCTGCAGGCGCAATCGTCGAAGGCCAAGATCATCGGCCTCGCCAATGCGGGCGGCGACACCACGAACGCCATCAAGCAGGCGGCCGAGTTCGGCGTCGTCCAGGGCGGCCAGAAACTCGCCGCGCTGCTGCTGTTCATCAATGACGTGCACTCCCTGGGCCTCAAGACCGCGCAGGGCCTGACCTTCACCGAATCGTTCTACTGGGACCTGAACGACAAGACCCGCGAATGGTCCAAGCGCTTCCAGGCGCAGGCCAGCAAGAACGCGATGCCGTCGATGACGCAGGCCGGCAACTACGCGATGGTGCTGCACTATCTCAAGGCGATGGAAGCCCTCGGCGGCAATCCGCATGACGGCGCCAAGGTGGTCGCCAAGATGAAGGAGCTGCCGACCGACGATCCGCTGTTCGGCAACGGGCCCTTGCGCCAGGACGGACGCCGCTTGATCCCGGCCTATCTGTTCGAGGTGAAGAAGCCCGAGGAGTCGAAGGGTCCGTGGGACTATTACAAGCAGATCGCCACGATCTCGGCGGAAGACGCGGCCAAGCCGCTCAAGGACAGCGACTGTCCGCTGGTGAAGAAGTGA